CGATGATCCTGGCCGGTGCCGACGGCGACACCGCCACGGAGCTGGCCAGGGTGCTGCACCTGGGCGACCGACGCGACGTACGGGTCGGTGCGCTGCTGGGGAAGCTGGCCGACACCGACGAGGTGACCCTCTCCGTGGCCAACTCGCTCTGGGCGGATCCGGGCAGGCCGTTCGAGGCGGACTACCTGACGTTCCTGCGTCGTGTCTTCGGCGCCACCGTGGAACAGGGCGACCTCGGTTCGCCCGGCACCGCCGAGAAGATCGACGCCTGGGCCAGCAGGAACACCAACGGGCTCATCGACCGGATCGCCAGGGACCTCGGGTTGCCCGACTCGGCCGCGATCCTGGTGCTGCTCAACGCGGTCTACTTCCTGGGGGAGTGGACGACCCGGTTCGACCCCGGCGACACCCGGCCGGAACCGTTCACGCTGGCCGACGCGGGGACGGCCGACGTACCGATGATGCACCTGACGGGTGGGCGGTTCGGTTACGCGCAGCGCGACGGCTACCGGATGCTGCGACTGCCCTACGGCGAACACGGGCGGTACGGCATGGAGATCATGCTGCCCGACGACGGCGGTACCCTGGCCGACCTGGTCGCCTCGCTGGACGCGGCGCAGTGGCGTGCCGCCGTCGACAGCCTCACCACGCAGACCATCGACGAACTCGCCCTGCCGCGCTTCGAGCTGCGCTGGAAGGGCGAGCTGACCGACCCGCTGCGCCGGCTCGGCATCTCCACCGCGTTCACCCCCGGCGACGCCAACTTCCGGCCGATGTCCCCGGCCGCCCCGTGCTGGAGACGGTGGTGCACAAGACCTACCTCCGGGTGGACGAGCGCGGCACCGAGGCCGCCGCCGTCTCCGGCGGGGTGATGAGCACCTCGGCTGGGCTGGGCCGGACGGTGTTCCGCGTCGACCGGCCCTTCGCCTTCAGCATCTCCGACCAGCGGACCGGAGCCATCCTCTTCCTCGGCGCCGTCGCCGACCCTCGCGGCTGAACCGCAGACCGTGCCGGGACGGTGTTCGGGTGGCCACCTGGACGGCGGCCACCCGAACTCGGGCGGTGTACCCAGCGCGTTACCGCTGGGCGAGCGCGCCGTCCGGGCCGAACTGCGGGCGCAGTTGCTGGACCGAGTTCGCGTCCACCGCGGCGGCCGGGCCGTGGTAGATCGCGTTGTACAGCAGGTTGAACTGTGACCGGGGCAGCGTACGGAAGGTGATCTCGCTGCCGTACGTCACGACCTGCCCCTTACCGACCTCGAAGGAGGCGATGTTGGTGGCGCCCCGGATGTGCTCGGCACCGCGCAGATAGCCGCTGGCCAGTACGTCACCTTCGGTCGGGTACTTCGACACCACCTGCCCGCCCTCGCCGGTCAGCTCCCACGCCTGGGTGTCGTACAGCCACACCGGCCAGGACTTGGGCATGCCCCAGGCCACCGGGTTGTTCGGGTCGAACTCCTGGTGCAGAAGGCTTCCGCCGGTGGTGAACTGGTCCTCGTCGTCGGGCAGCGCCGGCTTCATCGGAAGGTTGAGCAGTTCCTGGGTGGTCTCCACCGAGCTGCCGATGGCCAGCAGCGTGCCGCCGTTGCGGACGAACTGCTGCAACTTCCGCCAGCCCTTGTCGCCCACCCCGTAGGCCCAGGAGTACTCCTCGCCGTACTCCTTCGGGTCCAGGCCCTCGACGATGTCGTCCCGGGACACACCGTGCGAGACGACGATCGTGTCGTACAACTCGTTGAGGGACTTCCGCTGGAAGTCCTGGGCGGACACGACGTCGTAGTTGACGCCGTACTGGTCGAACTGCCACATGTCCCAGCCGCCGGGCATGTTCCCGATGCCCCGCAGCAGGCCGACCTTGGTCTGTGGCTTGAGCTGGACCCCGGGGGTACGGGGAGCCCGGTCGACCGCGGTGACCTGGAGGCCAACCTTGGCCGAGGCGGTCGCCAGGACGTTGCGGGCCTGCGGGGTGGCCGGCACGACGTAGGTCCCGGCGGGGTAGCTGACGCCCTGCTGGGTGAAGCTCTTGCTGCTGCGGAACGTCGGGATGTTGGCGTCCTGGAGCGCCGAGACGATCTGGACCGTCCCGTAGGACTCGGGGCGAACCAGGTAGGCACCCTTGTCGCGGGGGGCGGCCGGCATCGTCACCTGGGGCACCTTGACCGACGTCACCCGTTCCAGGCTCGCCTGGAACGGGGCGCGGATCTCGGCGACGTCGACACCGAGTTGGAGCGGCAGGCTCGTCGTCGCCTCCGCGTACGGCAACAGCGCCGGGCACTCGCCGCAGTCCCGGACCTCCGGATAGGCGTCGACGCCGAGCACCTGATGTGCCCAGTTACCGCGTGGCTGGTGCATCTTGATGACGTACGAGCCGGCGCCGTAGCGCTTTCCGCCGGCCGAGAACTCCGACGTGGCGCGATCGATCTCGACCTGGGTCCACTCGAGACGCTGGAGCATCTCGAAGGTGGCGTACGGGTCACGCTGGTTGGCGTCGACGACGAACGCGAAGGTGCCCGACGGTACGCCCTGGGTCATGTACTCGTACGGCACGGCGTACAGGTTGTCGTAGAGCAGCTTCTTGCCGTTGTCGGCGGTGTACTCCATGCCGGCATAGGTGGCGATCTTCGCGTAGTCCACGATGTCGGCCAGGGTCCAGGTGTTGGAGCGATAGGGCTCGATCAGGCTCATCCGGGCCTGCTGCGGACCCAGCGGCTTGCCGTCCGAGGAGACCTGCGGATAGGCGTAGTCCGTCACCGAGGCGATCTCGGTCAGGTAGACGCCGGAGCCGGTGAACGGGAAGAACCCGACGGGTTGTTCGAGGGTCCAGTAGATGTGGTAGTCGAGGCTGCCGACGCCGGTCTTGCCGGCCGCGGCGAGTTCCCGGGCCGCGTGCTGACCGATCGCCGAGACCGAGGAACTCATGTTCGCCGGCACGTTCTCGCTGGTGATGCCGCCGTAGGGCGGGACGAAGATCCGGCTGCCGGAGTTCCCCTTCTGGTGCATGATGTGCACGATCGCCGGGCGGTACTTCTTCTCCAGGGCGAGTCGGTACTGCGCCTCCACCTGGGTGAACATCGTCCAGTCCCGGTTGTCGTCGTGACCGGTGTACTTGTGGTACAGGTCCGGGTATGTCCGGGCCCGGTCCGTGCCGGCGGTCCGGTTGAAATGGTCGATGATGAGATGCTGTCCGTCCGGGTTCTGTGACGGCACCAGAACGATTACCGAGTTGTTCAGCACGTTCTTGGTGAAGTCCGAGTCCTCCGAGGCGAGGCGGTGGACGATGTCGTTGATCGCCTGTCCGTTGCCCACCTCGCTGGAGTGGACCGTCGCCTCGAGGTGGTAGAACGGCACCCCTTCCTCGGCGAGCTTCCGGGCCTCTTCCGGAGTCGTGTTGCGGGGGTCGGAGAGTTTCTGGTTGATTTCGACCAGCCGGTCGAGACGGCGGAGATTCGCCGGTGAACTGATGATGACGGTCGCGTATTCGTTGCCCATTGTCGTCGACCCGATGGTCTCGTAGTCGACGCGATCGGACCGTTCCGCGATCAGTTTCATGTACCTGAGTACGTCGGGATAGGAGGCCAGTTTTCCTTCGGTGCCCATCTTGAAGCCGAAGTGCTGCTCCGGGGTGGGGATGTCCGCGGCGCGAGCGGCCGCGACGGAGAGTGTGGAGCCGGCGCCGGCGGTGGCGCTCGGTGCGACCGCGGTGGATCCGACCAGAGCTACCAGGGCCACACAGGCGCCGTATAACAACGGCGGACGGGTCTTGAGCATGGCGGGACCTTTCGACTCGAGCTCAGCCGCTGAAGATCGACTGTTGCTGAACCGTAACGGCGGGTGTGCTTGTCCTCGCTCGCGCCGCTGTTCGCGTTTGTTCGCTCTTGTGGTGGCCCGGAAAAGCTCAAGAATGCCTCAACATGGTTGCCCCGGCAGCGGCCCGCGATGTATCAAGAGCCATGATCGCGCAGGCGCCTCAGTCACCGATGGCCGATCAGCAACACACCGTTGCCGACGCGGTACCCACGCCACGGCCCGAACGACTGCACGCCCGCGCACTCGCATTGATGCTCACCGACCAGTCCGCCCGGGGGATCGCCGACCGGCTCGGTCATCTGATCTACTCCGGCGAACTCGCCCAGGGACTGCACCTGCCGACCGTGCGCGCGCTGGCGGCGGCCCTGCACGTCGGCCCCACGACGATCGCGTCCGCGTGGGCCCAACTGCGGCAGCGTGGACTGATCCACTGCGACCGGCGCCACGGCAGCGTCATCCGCGGTCCCGGCAGGTTGGCCGGCCGCCGGTACGCGAGCCTTCCGCTCCGGTCGGCCGTACGACTGGACCTCTCCACGGCGTTGCCCGACCCTGCCCTGCTCCCCGACCTGGCCGTCCCGATGGCCGAGGCCGTCAGCGGTACGCACTGGCGGAGCTACCCCGACGACGCCATGGACGTGCACCTGGCGGCGGTGCTGCACGGGACGTGGCCGTTCGAGGCCGAGGACTTCGTCGTCACCAGCGGTGCCCACGACGCCGTCCACCGGGTCGCCGACGTCGTCCTGCACCCGCATGACCGGGTACTCGTCGAGGAGGTCGCCGCCGCGTCACTGCTCGACATCGTCGAGGACCACCAGGCCCAGGCGACGCCGATCAGGTGCGACGACGAGGGCCCGCTGCCCGAGGCACTCGAACCGGCGCTGGCCAGCCAGCCCAGGATGCTGCTCCTCCAGTCCCGGATGGCCAGCCCGCACGGCCACGCACTGTCCCGCCGACGCGCCCGTGCCCTGGTGCCGATGCTGGCCGCGAGCGACGTCGTGATCGTCGAACAGGACACCGCCCACGAACTCGCCCCGACGCCGGACGTGTCGCTCGGAGAGTTCCTGCCGGAGCAGACCCTTCTCGTCCGGAGCTGGAACAAGTCGCACGGACCCCACCTGCGGGTCGGGGCGCTGGCCGGGATCAGGCGGGTGGTGGCCCGGGTGCGGGCCCGGCAGAAGTCCACCGGAAGCTGGCCCTCGGTGCTGACCCAGCGGGCCCTCGCACAGATGCTCACCGACCCGCAGACGCAGGAGACGATCCGGCTGGCCCGGTGCTGCTACCGCCAGCGCCGGCACCGGATGGTCCGGGCCCTGCACGACCACGGCCTCGCGCCCACCGGTGTCGCGGGGCTCTCCGTCTGGGTGCACGTGCACAACGCCGGGACCGCGATCCGCTCGTTGGCCGGTGACGGCATCGGCATCGCCTCCGGGGCGCCGTTCGTCACGCACGGGGACGGGCGATCGCATGTCCGGATCGGCACGACCCTGCCCCACGACCAGCACGCGCACATCGCCCGTACGCTCGGCGCGGCTCATCGCGGTCAACCGCTCTGACCCGGTCTCCGTGGTCCGGCCGCCATGCGGGATCCGGTGCGGCGCACCCGGCCGTCCGGCTGTGGCGGCGGCTCGGCGGCGTCCACTCACTCGCGTGGTCGGACGAGTCCCGCGTCGTAGGCGAAGACGATGGCCGCGGCCCGGTCGCGCGCGCCGAGTTTGTTGAAGAGCGATCCAAT
The nucleotide sequence above comes from Plantactinospora soyae. Encoded proteins:
- a CDS encoding serpin family protein, producing the protein MQTSRGPARPSVRMGAVLVTGAMLLAGCAGPTPPGDAARIDAQLVADLAPNDARTVSQAVNAFAFDLFDEVADGRQNTVTAPLSMTVLLAMILAGADGDTATELARVLHLGDRRDVRVGALLGKLADTDEVTLSVANSLWADPGRPFEADYLTFLRRVFGATVEQGDLGSPGTAEKIDAWASRNTNGLIDRIARDLGLPDSAAILVLLNAVYFLGEWTTRFDPGDTRPEPFTLADAGTADVPMMHLTGGRFGYAQRDGYRMLRLPYGEHGRYGMEIMLPDDGGTLADLVASLDAAQWRAAVDSLTTQTIDELALPRFELRWKGELTDPLRRLGISTAFTPGDANFRPMSPAAPCWRRWCTRPTSGWTSAAPRPPPSPAG
- a CDS encoding serpin family protein translates to MHKTYLRVDERGTEAAAVSGGVMSTSAGLGRTVFRVDRPFAFSISDQRTGAILFLGAVADPRG
- a CDS encoding M14 family zinc carboxypeptidase, producing the protein MLKTRPPLLYGACVALVALVGSTAVAPSATAGAGSTLSVAAARAADIPTPEQHFGFKMGTEGKLASYPDVLRYMKLIAERSDRVDYETIGSTTMGNEYATVIISSPANLRRLDRLVEINQKLSDPRNTTPEEARKLAEEGVPFYHLEATVHSSEVGNGQAINDIVHRLASEDSDFTKNVLNNSVIVLVPSQNPDGQHLIIDHFNRTAGTDRARTYPDLYHKYTGHDDNRDWTMFTQVEAQYRLALEKKYRPAIVHIMHQKGNSGSRIFVPPYGGITSENVPANMSSSVSAIGQHAARELAAAGKTGVGSLDYHIYWTLEQPVGFFPFTGSGVYLTEIASVTDYAYPQVSSDGKPLGPQQARMSLIEPYRSNTWTLADIVDYAKIATYAGMEYTADNGKKLLYDNLYAVPYEYMTQGVPSGTFAFVVDANQRDPYATFEMLQRLEWTQVEIDRATSEFSAGGKRYGAGSYVIKMHQPRGNWAHQVLGVDAYPEVRDCGECPALLPYAEATTSLPLQLGVDVAEIRAPFQASLERVTSVKVPQVTMPAAPRDKGAYLVRPESYGTVQIVSALQDANIPTFRSSKSFTQQGVSYPAGTYVVPATPQARNVLATASAKVGLQVTAVDRAPRTPGVQLKPQTKVGLLRGIGNMPGGWDMWQFDQYGVNYDVVSAQDFQRKSLNELYDTIVVSHGVSRDDIVEGLDPKEYGEEYSWAYGVGDKGWRKLQQFVRNGGTLLAIGSSVETTQELLNLPMKPALPDDEDQFTTGGSLLHQEFDPNNPVAWGMPKSWPVWLYDTQAWELTGEGGQVVSKYPTEGDVLASGYLRGAEHIRGATNIASFEVGKGQVVTYGSEITFRTLPRSQFNLLYNAIYHGPAAAVDANSVQQLRPQFGPDGALAQR
- a CDS encoding GntR family transcriptional regulator produces the protein MADQQHTVADAVPTPRPERLHARALALMLTDQSARGIADRLGHLIYSGELAQGLHLPTVRALAAALHVGPTTIASAWAQLRQRGLIHCDRRHGSVIRGPGRLAGRRYASLPLRSAVRLDLSTALPDPALLPDLAVPMAEAVSGTHWRSYPDDAMDVHLAAVLHGTWPFEAEDFVVTSGAHDAVHRVADVVLHPHDRVLVEEVAAASLLDIVEDHQAQATPIRCDDEGPLPEALEPALASQPRMLLLQSRMASPHGHALSRRRARALVPMLAASDVVIVEQDTAHELAPTPDVSLGEFLPEQTLLVRSWNKSHGPHLRVGALAGIRRVVARVRARQKSTGSWPSVLTQRALAQMLTDPQTQETIRLARCCYRQRRHRMVRALHDHGLAPTGVAGLSVWVHVHNAGTAIRSLAGDGIGIASGAPFVTHGDGRSHVRIGTTLPHDQHAHIARTLGAAHRGQPL